A region of Pelorhabdus rhamnosifermentans DNA encodes the following proteins:
- a CDS encoding TIM barrel protein, with amino-acid sequence MTRLAIPRFGPAGNPEAFYDSGHKASAEMPFWLKNQGLTAYEYSVSRGVNIREATARKIGLAAKEAGISLSLHAPYYINLATEDEQIAQNTLRHIVKTLEAAEFMGGDRVVFHMGSPGKQSREQAMERVLKRFSVVLEEVERLGLSHIHLAPETMGKKNQLGTLEEVLAVCKLGRQCIPAVDFGHLHAVTCGDYLTKPEFQAVFDRIGETLGSEIAAAIHIHFSKIEFTMGGEKRHWTFDDPFGPPFEPLMEVIADGDLAPRVICESAGTQDKDAKAMQAYYTQYQMNKQA; translated from the coding sequence GTGACGAGATTGGCAATTCCCCGGTTTGGTCCGGCTGGTAATCCAGAGGCTTTTTATGACAGTGGTCATAAGGCTTCAGCAGAGATGCCATTCTGGCTAAAAAATCAAGGGCTCACTGCTTATGAATATTCGGTCAGCCGTGGCGTAAATATTCGTGAGGCAACAGCAAGAAAAATTGGTTTGGCAGCGAAAGAAGCAGGAATTTCGCTTAGTTTACATGCACCTTATTACATAAATTTAGCAACAGAAGATGAGCAAATCGCTCAAAATACTTTGCGCCATATTGTAAAGACTCTTGAAGCTGCGGAATTTATGGGCGGTGATCGCGTGGTCTTTCACATGGGAAGTCCCGGTAAACAGTCGCGTGAACAGGCTATGGAGCGTGTGCTTAAGCGCTTTTCGGTTGTATTAGAAGAAGTGGAACGGTTAGGACTTTCGCATATTCATCTTGCTCCGGAGACAATGGGCAAGAAAAATCAGCTAGGTACTCTGGAGGAAGTACTGGCTGTTTGCAAGCTTGGACGCCAGTGTATTCCTGCTGTCGATTTCGGTCACCTTCATGCTGTAACATGCGGTGATTATCTGACAAAACCGGAGTTCCAAGCTGTTTTTGATCGGATTGGTGAGACATTAGGATCAGAAATTGCAGCTGCCATTCATATTCACTTTAGTAAAATTGAGTTTACTATGGGCGGGGAAAAGCGGCACTGGACCTTTGATGATCCATTTGGACCTCCATTTGAGCCTCTCATGGAGGTAATTGCTGATGGCGATCTTGCGCCCCGCGTAATTTGTGAATCAGCTGGAACGCAAGACAAAGATGCTAAAGCTATGCAAGCGTATTATACTCAATATCAGATGAATAAGCAGGCTTAA
- the trmL gene encoding tRNA (uridine(34)/cytosine(34)/5-carboxymethylaminomethyluridine(34)-2'-O)-methyltransferase TrmL codes for MHIVLYQPEIPGNTGNIARLCAATGCDLHLIRPLGFSTDDKHLKRAGLDYWHLVNIFYYDSFVELEEKYAGHRFFLNTTKGNKPHSAVAYCNDDLLVFGRETAGLPPEIMQKYQDHLIRIPMIDEARSLNLSNAVAIVAYEALRQVAYPGLRPRV; via the coding sequence TTGCATATCGTATTGTATCAACCGGAAATACCAGGGAATACTGGTAATATTGCTAGGTTATGTGCTGCAACAGGCTGTGATCTTCATTTAATTAGGCCACTCGGTTTTTCTACTGATGATAAACATTTAAAACGGGCAGGGTTAGATTACTGGCATCTTGTAAATATTTTCTATTATGATTCTTTTGTAGAATTGGAAGAAAAATATGCGGGCCACCGTTTTTTTCTTAATACGACCAAAGGGAATAAGCCTCATTCAGCTGTGGCGTATTGTAATGATGACTTGCTTGTTTTTGGCAGGGAAACGGCTGGATTGCCACCAGAAATTATGCAAAAATATCAGGATCATTTAATACGTATTCCTATGATTGACGAGGCACGGTCACTGAATTTATCCAATGCCGTAGCGATTGTGGCTTATGAGGCATTGCGTCAGGTGGCCTATCCCGGTTTAAGACCGCGTGTTTAA
- a CDS encoding cell division protein SepF, which yields MVSSFFEQVMNYIISPADENENQLCVHHNATMKLLVISLNSLDQACRYADLLRSGVTLIVEYSAVDKQSQQTLNDFLNGVCYILQGSTQALGTDVMMYMPENVEAHRHISASTQPIRSSYPFERIVPAQRFS from the coding sequence ATGGTCAGTTCTTTTTTTGAGCAGGTAATGAATTATATAATATCGCCAGCTGATGAGAATGAAAATCAGCTTTGCGTTCATCATAATGCTACCATGAAACTTCTTGTTATTTCACTAAATTCATTGGATCAAGCTTGCCGATATGCTGATTTGTTAAGATCCGGAGTGACGTTGATTGTTGAATATAGTGCGGTTGATAAGCAGAGTCAGCAAACGCTAAATGATTTTTTGAATGGTGTCTGTTACATTCTTCAGGGGAGTACACAAGCACTTGGTACAGATGTCATGATGTATATGCCAGAAAATGTGGAAGCTCATCGTCATATTTCGGCATCTACGCAGCCGATTCGTTCGAGTTATCCTTTTGAAAGGATAGTGCCTGCGCAACGCTTTTCTTAA
- the murB gene encoding UDP-N-acetylmuramate dehydrogenase, translating to MKNRPKNPNFIDELNNILVEGILLLDEPMTKHTTFQIGGPADYFVMPQTVSEVAHVVRLTQKYGIELTIFGNGSNVLVLDGGIDGLVLQFGSNMASIRAEQGTVIAGAGALLTDVSQFAAVQQLTGLEFAVGIPGSIGGAVFMNAGAYNGEMQNVVSAVSAVCPDGSIFRFTKEALQFGYRQSAFQKNHCIICDVELVLSLGNRAKIFEQMEDLTLRREAKQPIEMPSAGSTFKRPEGYFAGTLIEQTGLKGLRVGGAQVSEKHAGFVINAGGATAQDVLNLIAEIQQRVHSTHDVMLHPEVRVIGRELS from the coding sequence TTGAAAAATAGGCCGAAAAATCCTAATTTTATTGATGAACTGAACAACATTCTTGTTGAGGGAATATTGTTGCTTGATGAGCCCATGACAAAACATACGACCTTTCAAATCGGTGGGCCGGCAGATTATTTTGTGATGCCTCAAACAGTGAGTGAAGTAGCTCATGTCGTACGTTTAACCCAAAAGTATGGCATTGAACTAACCATTTTTGGTAATGGCAGCAATGTACTTGTTTTAGATGGGGGCATTGATGGTCTTGTTTTGCAGTTTGGCTCAAATATGGCGAGTATTCGCGCTGAACAGGGGACCGTTATTGCCGGTGCTGGTGCCCTCCTTACGGATGTATCTCAGTTTGCTGCTGTTCAGCAACTTACAGGTCTGGAGTTTGCTGTCGGTATTCCGGGTAGTATTGGTGGTGCCGTTTTTATGAATGCGGGGGCTTATAATGGCGAAATGCAGAATGTTGTTTCAGCTGTTTCAGCTGTTTGCCCAGATGGTTCTATTTTTCGATTTACAAAAGAAGCATTGCAGTTTGGTTACCGGCAAAGTGCTTTTCAGAAAAATCACTGTATTATTTGTGATGTTGAGCTAGTTCTGTCTCTTGGCAATCGAGCAAAAATTTTTGAGCAAATGGAAGATCTTACATTGCGCAGGGAGGCAAAGCAGCCCATTGAAATGCCAAGTGCTGGGAGTACATTTAAACGCCCTGAAGGATATTTTGCCGGAACGCTTATTGAGCAAACTGGTCTTAAGGGTCTTCGCGTGGGTGGGGCGCAAGTCAGTGAAAAACATGCTGGGTTTGTTATTAACGCTGGTGGAGCTACGGCTCAGGACGTACTTAATTTAATTGCTGAGATTCAACAGCGTGTTCATTCAACGCATGATGTGATGCTTCATCCTGAAGTGCGTGTGATTGGACGAGAACTTTCATAG
- a CDS encoding MBL fold metallo-hydrolase has protein sequence MKLTFLGAAMMVTGSSYLLETEGKKILVDCGMFQGSKAVESLNHRDFSYEPNEIDAVLLTHAHIDHSGLLPRLCKEGYQGKIYTTKVTRELCGIMLPDSAHIQEYDAEIANRKGKRLGKAVVVPLYTVKDAYQCLEHFESVAYRKAVEILPGLTIQFQDAGHILGSSLIEVFVTEQGETTKLVFSGDIGQPNQPLLNDPTYIEQADYIITESTYGNRQHEVYDREERLAEIIRETVNRGGNIVIPSFAVGRTQTLLYYLHRLYKSKRIPDIPVIIDSPLAISATDIFMHHQNDYDKEAYDMLVHDKEHPLELPHLMFTKTADESKAINFMPGSAIIISASGMADAGRILHHLKHNLWRSESSILFVGYQAQGSLGRRIIEGAKRVKIMGEEVSVKAQIYNLDGFSAHADQGQLLHWLEQFHSKLSGIFIVHGELASSEPFAKLVEEKLHCSTYVPRYGDEITLRAQTYTVKPSEIVFVEPAVRQVQELFNEMETEYRGYRQRVERQLAKEPSHAGEFLHRLTKMVKLFKKED, from the coding sequence ATGAAATTGACTTTTCTTGGTGCAGCAATGATGGTAACAGGATCCTCTTATTTGCTTGAAACAGAAGGTAAGAAGATACTTGTTGATTGCGGCATGTTTCAGGGTTCAAAAGCAGTTGAGTCTTTGAATCACCGGGACTTTTCTTATGAGCCAAATGAGATTGATGCCGTACTACTGACGCATGCTCATATTGATCATAGTGGTTTGTTACCACGTTTGTGTAAGGAAGGCTATCAGGGGAAAATTTATACGACGAAAGTAACGCGGGAGTTATGTGGCATTATGCTGCCTGACAGTGCTCATATTCAAGAATATGATGCTGAAATTGCCAATCGTAAAGGTAAACGTTTGGGAAAGGCAGTTGTTGTTCCTCTTTACACCGTTAAAGATGCATATCAATGTCTAGAGCATTTTGAGTCTGTAGCCTACAGGAAGGCAGTCGAAATTTTGCCAGGGCTTACGATTCAATTTCAGGATGCCGGACATATTTTGGGATCGTCCTTAATTGAAGTTTTTGTTACCGAGCAGGGGGAGACAACGAAGTTAGTCTTTTCTGGTGATATTGGTCAACCCAATCAGCCACTTTTGAATGATCCCACTTATATTGAACAAGCCGATTATATTATTACAGAGTCAACTTACGGCAATCGTCAGCATGAAGTGTATGATCGTGAGGAGCGACTCGCTGAGATCATTCGTGAGACAGTGAATCGCGGCGGCAATATTGTTATTCCTTCTTTTGCTGTGGGGCGTACGCAGACTTTGCTTTATTATTTGCATAGACTCTATAAGTCGAAGCGAATTCCTGATATTCCAGTGATTATTGATAGTCCTCTGGCCATATCAGCAACAGATATTTTTATGCATCATCAAAATGATTATGACAAAGAAGCTTATGATATGCTTGTTCATGACAAGGAGCATCCGCTAGAATTGCCTCATTTGATGTTTACTAAGACCGCTGATGAGTCGAAGGCCATTAATTTTATGCCAGGCTCAGCTATTATCATTTCGGCAAGTGGCATGGCTGATGCAGGCAGGATTCTTCATCATTTAAAACATAATTTATGGCGTAGTGAGTCAAGTATTCTCTTTGTTGGCTATCAGGCGCAGGGAAGTTTGGGTCGTCGAATTATAGAAGGGGCGAAACGCGTTAAAATTATGGGAGAAGAAGTCAGTGTCAAAGCTCAAATCTATAATTTAGATGGCTTTTCGGCTCATGCCGATCAAGGTCAGTTGTTACATTGGCTAGAGCAGTTTCATTCGAAGTTATCAGGTATATTTATTGTGCATGGTGAACTCGCTTCGTCAGAACCGTTTGCTAAACTAGTTGAAGAAAAGTTGCATTGTTCGACATATGTTCCCCGTTATGGTGACGAAATTACCCTGCGTGCTCAAACTTATACAGTTAAACCTTCTGAAATTGTTTTTGTTGAACCAGCTGTGCGTCAAGTACAGGAACTGTTCAATGAGATGGAAACGGAATATCGGGGTTACCGTCAACGTGTGGAGCGACAACTGGCTAAAGAACCTTCGCACGCTGGGGAATTTTTACATAGGTTAACTAAAATGGTGAAATTATTTAAAAAAGAAGACTAA
- a CDS encoding YlbF family regulator translates to MSIHDQAHELARMLNHCGEYQEFLTAKNRLETDDTAKKMVKDFLAKQMAYEYEKMAGKASNDQEQQLQKLAGVLAVNPVAAQFLQAHIRFQRIMADIYKIIGDSIAEGMDIFEK, encoded by the coding sequence ATGAGTATTCACGATCAAGCCCATGAACTCGCACGCATGTTAAATCATTGTGGCGAGTATCAAGAATTTCTAACAGCAAAAAACAGACTGGAAACGGATGACACAGCCAAAAAGATGGTCAAGGATTTTCTTGCCAAGCAAATGGCTTATGAATATGAAAAGATGGCTGGAAAGGCTTCTAATGATCAAGAGCAGCAGCTTCAGAAACTCGCCGGCGTATTAGCTGTGAACCCCGTAGCCGCCCAATTTTTACAAGCTCATATTCGCTTTCAACGGATAATGGCAGATATTTATAAAATTATAGGCGATTCAATTGCCGAGGGAATGGATATATTTGAAAAATAG
- a CDS encoding YdcF family protein, with amino-acid sequence MKHRKFIRKQLILALLLLLIIFIEFPIISDGLTSIPQTSDTIIVLGAKLIGQKPSAVLALRLNETLRLYQNGYATTIIVSGAKGTDEEISEAYAMSQFLIEHGVSPERIYLEENSFNTYQNLANSKQVMLEKHLHSAIIVSNTSHMHRALLIARKLGMNVTGSPAALPDNVYLTAKQYAREGAAIVALTVFPQK; translated from the coding sequence ATGAAACACAGAAAATTTATTCGAAAACAGCTTATTCTTGCATTATTGCTATTATTGATCATTTTCATCGAATTTCCAATTATTTCAGACGGACTGACAAGCATACCCCAGACAAGTGATACCATCATTGTTTTGGGCGCTAAGTTAATTGGTCAAAAACCAAGTGCTGTACTTGCATTACGTTTAAATGAAACCCTTAGATTATACCAAAACGGTTATGCAACCACAATTATTGTTAGCGGGGCAAAGGGAACAGATGAGGAAATAAGCGAAGCCTATGCGATGAGCCAATTTCTAATAGAACACGGCGTCTCCCCTGAACGCATTTATTTAGAGGAAAACTCCTTTAATACCTATCAAAACCTCGCCAATTCAAAACAAGTAATGTTAGAAAAACATCTCCACTCCGCCATTATCGTTTCGAACACGTCGCACATGCACCGCGCTCTGCTCATCGCCCGTAAGCTCGGTATGAATGTCACCGGATCGCCAGCAGCACTACCTGATAATGTTTACTTAACAGCGAAACAATATGCAAGGGAAGGTGCAGCCATTGTTGCACTGACAGTTTTTCCACAAAAATAA
- the typA gene encoding translational GTPase TypA, protein MKRNDLRNIAIIAHVDHGKTTLVDAMLRQSNVFRSNEQVAERVMDSNDLERERGITILSKNTAVMYNDIKINIVDTPGHADFGGEVERVLNMVDGVLLLVDAFEGPMPQTKYVLRKALEQKLKPIVVINKIDRPDQRVEEVVDEVLELFIELDANDEQLEFPVVYATARDGIAKLSMEEESDNLAPLFKLLVETIPAPEGEVDGPLQMLVTTLDNDEYVGKVAIGRVIRGRIAEGQNVAVLNGEAETRSRIGKLYTYQGLKRTEVKEAALGDIVAVTGLDDINIGVTIADAENPEALPTINIDEPTLAMLFSVNNSPFAGREGQFVTSRHLRDRLFKEVETNVSLKVEETDSADAFEVKGRGELHLAILIETMRREGYEFQVGKPRVINKTIKGQLCEPMEDLTIEVPQDFMGAVMEALGMRKAELTNMVELAGYLRMEFIIPARGLIGFRSEFLTKTKGNGIMHHLFHGYAPFKGEIPGRSRGALIAFELGETTGYGIYNLQDRGVMFIVPGQEVYEGMIIGENTRESDMDVNPCKKKHVSNTRSSSSDEAIRLTAPRLLSLEQALEYINDDELVEVTPKSIRLRKFVLSRQSRGRDRKRS, encoded by the coding sequence ATGAAACGGAATGATTTAAGAAATATTGCTATTATTGCCCATGTCGATCATGGTAAGACAACACTTGTTGATGCTATGTTACGGCAGAGTAATGTTTTTCGCAGCAATGAACAAGTAGCAGAGCGGGTTATGGATTCGAATGACTTGGAACGGGAACGTGGCATTACGATTCTATCGAAAAATACAGCTGTCATGTACAATGATATTAAAATTAATATTGTAGATACCCCAGGTCATGCCGATTTTGGCGGTGAAGTAGAACGGGTACTGAACATGGTTGATGGTGTATTGTTACTTGTGGATGCTTTTGAAGGTCCTATGCCTCAGACAAAATATGTTTTGCGCAAGGCTTTGGAACAGAAATTAAAACCGATTGTTGTTATTAATAAAATCGACCGTCCGGATCAACGTGTGGAAGAAGTTGTTGATGAAGTTTTAGAATTATTTATTGAGTTGGATGCCAATGATGAACAACTGGAATTCCCTGTTGTTTATGCAACGGCTCGTGATGGTATTGCTAAACTCAGTATGGAAGAAGAAAGCGACAATTTAGCACCGCTATTTAAATTGCTTGTCGAAACTATTCCTGCACCTGAAGGCGAAGTGGATGGTCCCCTACAAATGCTTGTTACGACACTTGATAATGATGAATATGTTGGCAAAGTCGCCATTGGTCGTGTCATTCGCGGTCGCATTGCGGAAGGCCAAAATGTGGCTGTGTTAAATGGCGAGGCCGAAACTCGCTCAAGAATTGGTAAGCTTTACACCTATCAGGGACTTAAACGAACGGAAGTAAAAGAAGCGGCATTAGGTGATATTGTTGCTGTAACAGGACTGGATGATATCAATATTGGTGTGACCATTGCTGATGCCGAAAATCCTGAAGCTTTGCCGACTATTAATATTGATGAACCTACTTTGGCGATGCTGTTTTCTGTAAATAACAGTCCTTTTGCGGGACGGGAAGGTCAATTTGTTACATCCCGTCATTTGCGTGATCGGTTGTTTAAAGAAGTAGAAACAAATGTAAGCCTCAAGGTTGAGGAAACAGATAGCGCTGATGCTTTTGAAGTGAAAGGACGCGGTGAACTTCATCTGGCTATTTTGATCGAAACCATGCGGCGTGAGGGTTATGAATTTCAAGTAGGCAAGCCAAGAGTAATTAATAAGACCATTAAAGGTCAATTATGCGAGCCTATGGAAGACCTCACCATTGAAGTTCCGCAAGATTTTATGGGAGCTGTCATGGAAGCTTTGGGAATGCGTAAAGCAGAGCTGACAAATATGGTTGAGCTTGCCGGTTATCTCAGAATGGAATTTATTATTCCGGCTCGCGGGTTAATTGGTTTTCGGTCGGAATTTTTGACAAAGACCAAGGGCAATGGCATTATGCATCATTTATTTCATGGTTATGCGCCTTTCAAAGGCGAGATTCCCGGAAGGAGTCGCGGTGCTTTAATTGCTTTTGAACTGGGTGAAACAACAGGCTATGGTATTTATAATTTGCAAGATCGCGGCGTCATGTTTATCGTTCCTGGGCAGGAAGTCTATGAAGGGATGATCATCGGTGAAAATACGCGTGAATCAGACATGGATGTCAATCCTTGCAAGAAAAAACATGTTTCAAACACACGTTCAAGTTCTTCTGATGAAGCTATTCGTCTGACTGCTCCACGCCTCTTGAGTTTAGAGCAGGCTTTGGAATATATTAATGACGATGAACTTGTTGAAGTGACACCAAAGAGCATTCGTTTGCGTAAATTTGTGCTCAGTCGTCAATCTCGTGGTCGTGACAGAAAAAGATCTTAA
- a CDS encoding DNA polymerase III subunit alpha, with protein MEEQPMPSKEVGNFVHLHVHTEYSLLDGASRIGDLIARAKELHMSALAITDHGNMYGCMHFYKQAIKAQIKPIIGCEVYIAPKSRFEKSTREGEDYYHLILLAESNEGYRNLMELVSRANTEGFYYKPRIDRELLREHSQGLICLSACIAGEIPAQILKDNVRTAEEILQDYLDIFGPRHFFIELQDHHLKEQQIANRELIRLAQKYHVSLVATNDIHYVQRQDAQCHDVLLCIQTGKIVEDPNRMKFPNDEFYLKSSQEMTALFAEYPEALANTVKIAERCQVNFDFNTYHLPEFSVPEGYTAKSYLAMLCEKNLERCYPKADDTVRKRLNYELSVIHNMGFDSYFLVVWDFVNYARDSQIPVGPGRGSAAGSVVSYLLHITTIDPLKYGLLFERFLNPERVTMPDIDIDFCYERRSKIVEYVASRYGTDKVAQIITFGTMAAKAAVRDVGRVLNIAYGEVDRVAKLIPNELGITLKKALSQSPELSALYQQGGHIKKLLDLAMAVEGLPRHASTHAAGLVIAREPLTHYVPLQNSAEGFLTTQYDKDLIEELGLLKMDLLGLRTLTVIGEAVDLIHDHHDPEFDIETVNLADAATAELFASGETAGVFQMESAGMTHLVKELHPAQFEDLIPLVALYRPGPLGSGMVTDFIEGRHGRKDVHYLHPLLEPILKDTFGVILYQEQVMQIAATLAGFSLGQADLLRRAMGKKKHAVILAQKDNFIAGCKKNGFDEKFAIEIFELMAHFADYGFNKSHSAAYALVAYETAYLKANYPEEFMAALLTSVMGTNEKVGQYIEECHRLNIKILAPDINAGQAKFSVSDGAIRFGLAGVKNVGDGAMMNIIEAREKQGPFTSLVDFCNKVDMRLVNKRVMESLVLCGAFDSFGYKRAQLLAVIDQAVEMAQQTQKDKLSGQIGLFGEEMMDSSTELVMPNKPEMSLLERLAGEKEMIGFYVTGHPLDPYREILGTLTSLQEMNEGDLSDGKIIKVGGLVVGVKRINTKNGDTMCFIDLEDLTAHSEIVVFPRVFEKVRSLLLLDSAIMVSGKISRSDEKVKILAGEIKLLKECRPEMHIKIAATQENAEVMAKLKDILMQSSGTTIVYLHFTKNRKIIKTDQPYWADLSGNVVSQIRELLGSQSVWTA; from the coding sequence ATGGAAGAACAGCCAATGCCTAGCAAGGAAGTCGGAAATTTTGTTCATCTTCATGTTCATACAGAGTATAGCTTGCTTGACGGTGCAAGCCGGATTGGTGATCTTATTGCGCGTGCCAAAGAGCTGCATATGTCTGCATTAGCCATCACGGATCATGGCAATATGTATGGTTGTATGCATTTTTATAAACAAGCCATAAAAGCTCAGATTAAACCGATTATTGGTTGCGAAGTATATATTGCACCCAAGTCGCGATTTGAAAAGTCAACGCGAGAGGGAGAGGACTATTATCATTTAATTTTACTTGCTGAAAGCAATGAAGGCTATCGTAATCTCATGGAACTTGTGTCGCGGGCCAACACGGAGGGATTCTACTATAAGCCGCGTATTGATAGAGAACTTTTGCGTGAGCATAGTCAAGGGCTGATTTGTTTAAGTGCCTGTATTGCTGGTGAAATTCCGGCTCAGATTCTTAAGGATAATGTTAGGACAGCCGAAGAAATTTTGCAAGATTACTTGGATATTTTCGGACCACGCCATTTTTTTATTGAACTTCAAGATCATCATCTAAAGGAGCAGCAGATTGCTAATCGTGAGCTGATTCGCTTAGCACAGAAATATCATGTATCACTTGTTGCTACAAATGACATCCATTATGTTCAGCGCCAAGATGCGCAATGTCATGATGTATTATTATGTATTCAGACAGGGAAAATAGTAGAGGATCCCAATCGAATGAAGTTTCCGAATGACGAATTTTATTTAAAAAGCAGCCAGGAAATGACTGCTTTGTTTGCTGAATATCCCGAAGCTTTAGCAAATACAGTAAAAATTGCGGAGCGCTGTCAGGTCAATTTTGACTTCAATACCTATCATCTGCCGGAATTTTCTGTGCCTGAGGGCTATACAGCAAAATCCTATCTTGCCATGCTCTGTGAAAAAAATCTGGAACGTTGTTATCCCAAAGCAGATGACACTGTACGTAAACGGCTCAATTATGAGCTTTCTGTTATTCATAATATGGGATTTGACAGCTATTTTTTGGTTGTGTGGGATTTTGTCAACTATGCTCGTGACAGTCAAATTCCGGTGGGACCAGGTCGCGGATCGGCGGCTGGCAGTGTTGTGTCCTATTTGCTTCACATTACGACTATTGATCCACTGAAATATGGATTGCTATTCGAGCGCTTTTTAAATCCCGAGCGTGTAACGATGCCTGATATAGATATTGATTTTTGTTATGAACGGCGCAGTAAAATTGTTGAATACGTGGCGAGTCGTTATGGAACGGACAAGGTGGCACAAATTATTACATTTGGCACCATGGCAGCTAAGGCCGCTGTGCGTGATGTGGGGCGCGTACTCAACATTGCTTATGGCGAGGTCGATAGGGTAGCCAAGCTAATTCCAAATGAGCTTGGCATAACGCTGAAAAAGGCGCTATCGCAAAGTCCGGAACTCAGTGCCCTCTATCAGCAGGGCGGGCATATCAAAAAATTGCTTGATTTAGCCATGGCTGTTGAAGGTCTGCCACGTCATGCGTCTACTCATGCGGCAGGATTGGTTATTGCTCGCGAGCCGCTCACTCATTATGTGCCGCTGCAAAATTCTGCTGAGGGTTTTCTAACGACACAATATGATAAAGATCTGATAGAAGAGCTGGGTCTGTTAAAGATGGATCTTCTGGGGCTCCGAACGTTAACAGTCATTGGAGAGGCTGTCGACCTTATTCATGACCATCATGACCCTGAATTTGATATTGAAACGGTTAATCTTGCTGATGCTGCGACAGCGGAGCTATTTGCCAGCGGTGAAACAGCCGGTGTCTTTCAAATGGAATCAGCGGGGATGACTCATTTAGTGAAAGAACTTCACCCTGCTCAATTCGAAGATCTCATTCCTCTTGTAGCCTTATATCGTCCGGGACCGCTTGGCAGCGGTATGGTGACGGATTTTATTGAGGGTCGTCATGGGCGTAAAGACGTTCATTACCTGCATCCATTGCTTGAGCCGATTTTAAAGGATACGTTTGGTGTTATTCTTTATCAGGAGCAGGTTATGCAAATTGCTGCAACTTTGGCGGGATTTTCTTTGGGACAAGCCGATTTATTGCGTCGCGCGATGGGAAAAAAGAAGCATGCTGTCATACTGGCGCAGAAGGATAATTTTATTGCGGGATGTAAAAAGAATGGCTTTGATGAAAAATTTGCCATAGAAATTTTTGAGCTTATGGCACATTTTGCTGATTACGGGTTTAATAAATCTCATAGTGCCGCGTATGCCCTTGTTGCTTATGAGACAGCTTATTTAAAAGCCAATTATCCCGAAGAATTTATGGCAGCTCTATTAACGAGTGTTATGGGCACGAATGAGAAGGTCGGCCAATATATTGAAGAGTGCCATAGGCTAAATATAAAAATATTAGCGCCTGATATTAATGCGGGACAGGCAAAGTTTTCTGTCTCAGATGGTGCCATTCGCTTCGGGTTGGCAGGCGTAAAAAATGTCGGTGATGGCGCGATGATGAATATTATTGAAGCTCGTGAGAAACAGGGACCTTTTACTTCTCTCGTTGATTTTTGTAATAAAGTGGATATGCGTTTAGTCAATAAAAGGGTCATGGAAAGTCTTGTTTTGTGTGGTGCCTTTGATTCGTTTGGGTACAAACGGGCACAGCTTCTTGCTGTGATTGATCAAGCTGTTGAGATGGCGCAGCAGACGCAAAAAGACAAGTTGAGCGGACAAATCGGGCTATTTGGCGAAGAAATGATGGATAGCAGTACAGAACTTGTTATGCCGAATAAACCCGAAATGTCTCTTTTGGAGCGTTTAGCAGGTGAAAAAGAAATGATCGGGTTTTATGTGACCGGTCATCCCCTTGATCCTTATCGGGAAATATTAGGCACGTTGACATCTCTTCAAGAAATGAATGAAGGTGATCTTTCCGATGGAAAAATCATTAAGGTTGGCGGCCTTGTTGTGGGAGTTAAAAGAATTAATACGAAAAATGGCGATACCATGTGTTTTATCGATTTGGAAGACTTGACAGCCCACTCGGAAATTGTTGTTTTTCCGCGAGTTTTTGAAAAAGTCCGTTCTTTATTGTTGCTTGACTCAGCTATTATGGTTTCAGGAAAAATTAGTAGAAGTGATGAAAAAGTCAAGATTCTTGCCGGAGAAATTAAGCTCCTTAAAGAGTGTCGTCCGGAGATGCACATCAAAATTGCTGCGACTCAAGAAAATGCCGAGGTTATGGCAAAATTGAAGGATATTTTAATGCAGAGTTCTGGAACTACTATAGTTTATTTGCATTTTACAAAAAACCGTAAAATTATTAAAACAGATCAACCCTATTGGGCTGATCTGTCAGGTAATGTTGTCAGTCAGATAAGAGAGCTTTTAGGATCTCAAAGTGTATGGACTGCTTAG